Within the Rhizobium grahamii genome, the region GTTCGAGCGTGCGTTTATGTGGACAAAGCATCACAAGAAGAAAAAGATCGGTCGTTTCGTGGTTCCGGCCATGACGGTCGCCTTTCTTTCCTACTTCGGCTATCATTGCATTCACGGTGATTACGGTCTGCGGGCAACCGAAGCGTTCGAGCGCCAGCGGATTACGCGTGAAAAGGAGTTGGCGGTTCTGAAAGGTAAGCGCGAGCATCTTGAAAAGCAGGTCGCGCTGCTGAGCGACGGTTCGATGGACAAGGATATGCTGGACGAAAAAGCGCGTCTTCAGCTTAATGTTTCTCGTGCCGACGAAGTCGTCATATTCAATCATTATTCCAATTAACCGAAATTCAGTTAATCGAAATAAATTCATATTTATCAGTAGTTTACTGGTGAATACGAGCCATGCATTTATGGCATTGCTGTGGCCAAATTTCTTCCCTATGGTGTGCGCCACCAAAGAACCGACAAACCCATAGGGAGGGTTGAATGGCGCCGCGAAAGAACGCGACCGTTTCCAGCCGTAAAACAAGCGCAAAGCCGGCAAACAGGGCATCCAATGGTGGTCCCGTTGCCGATTTCTCGCGTGATGAAGAGCTCAGCGCTTATCGCGACATGCTGCTGATCCGCCGCTTCGAAGAGAAGGCCGGTCAGCTTTACGGCATGGGCTTCATTGGCGGTTTCTGTCACCTTTATATTGGCCAGGAAGCTGTCGTCGTCGGCATGCAGATGGCGCAGAAGGAAGGCGATCAGGTCATCACCGCCTATCGCGATCACGGCCACATGCTGGCAACCGGCATGAGCGCGCGTGGCGTCATGGCCGAGTTGACTGGCCGCCGCGGCGGTTATTCGCGCGGCAAGGGCGGCTCGATGCACATGTTCTCGAAAGAGAAGCATTTCTACGGCGGTCACGGCATCGTCGGTGCTCAGGTCTCGCTCGGAACGGGTCTTGCCTTCGCGAACCGCTATCGTGGCAACGACAGCGTCTCCGTCGCTTACTTCGGTGACGGCGCCGCCAACCAGGGCCAGGTCTACGAGAGCTTCAACATGGCTGCTCTCTGGAAGCTCCCGATCATCTACATCGTCGAAAACAACCGTTACGCCATGGGTACCTCGACCGCCCGTGCAACCGCGCAGTCGAACTACTCGCTCCGCGGCTCGGGCTTCGGCATCCCCGGTATTCAGGTTGACGGTATGGACGTTCGCGCCGTCAAGGCTGCTGCGGACGAAGCCCTCGAGCATTGCCGCTCCGGCAAGGGACCGATCATCCTTGAGATGCTGACCTATCGTTACCGTGGTCACTCGATGTCGGACCCGGCGAAGTACCGCACGAAGGAAGAAGTGCAGAAAATGCGCTCCGAGCAGGATCCGATCGAGCAGGTCAAGGCGCGCCTCATCGAAAAGGGCTGGGCCTCGGAAGACGATCTCAAGGCGATCGACAAGGACGTCCGCGATATCGTAGCCGACAGCGCCGACTTCGCCCAGGCCGATCCGGAGCCGGATGCATCCGAACTCTACACTGACATTCTGCTGTAATCGGGGAGGGTAGACCCATGCCAATCGATATTCTCATGCCCGCCCTCTCTCCGACGATGGAAGAAGGCACGCTTTCCAAGTGGCTCAAGCAGGAAGGCGACACCGTCAAGTCTGGTGACGTAATCGCTGAAATCGAAACCGACAAGGCGACGATGGAAGTCGAAGCCGTCGACGAAGGCGTCATCGGTAAGCTGCTGGTTCCGGCCGGCACTGAAAACGTGAAGGTCAATGCCAAGATCGCGGTCCTGCTTCAGGACGGTGAATCGGCATCCGACATCTCGGCTGCGCCTGCCGCTGCAGCACCAGCTCCGGCTGCTGCGCCTCAGGCCGCTGAAGCGCCTGTCGCCGCTCAGGCTCCGGTTCCGGCTGAACCGAAGGCAGTTGTTCCGAACGATCCGGAAATCCCGGCAGGCACCGAAATGGTCTCCATGACCGTGCGCGAAGCACTTCGCGACGCCATGGCCGAAGAAATGCGCGCCGACGACAACGTCTTCGTCATGGGCGAGGAAGTTGCCGAATACCAGGGCGCCTACAAGGTCACCCAGGGTCTTCTGCAGGAATTCGGCGCTCGCCGCGTCATCGACACCCCGATCACCGAGCACGGCTTTGCCGGCGTCGGCGTCGGCGCTGCGATGTCCGGCCTGAAGCCGATCGTCGAGTTCATGACCTTCAACTTCGCCATGCAGGCGATCGACCAGATCATCAACTCTGCTGCCAAGACGCTCTACATGTCCGGCGGCCAGATGGGCGCTCCGATCGTGTTCCGTGGTCCGAACGGCGCGGCTGCGCGCGTCGGCGCCCAGCACAGCCAGGACTACTCGGCCTGGTACAGCCAGATCCCGGGCCTCAAGGTCGTCATGCCCTACACGGCATCCGACGCCAAGGGCCTGCTCAAGGCCGCCATCCGCGATCCGAACCCGGTCGTCTTCCTAGAGAACGAAATCCTCTACGGTCAGCATTTCGATGTGCCGAAGATGGATAATTTCGTTCTTCCGATCGGGAAGGCCCGCATCCACCGTCCGGGCAAGGACGTCACCATCGTCTCCTTCGGCATCGGCATGACCTATGCGACCAAGGCTGTCGCCGAGCTCGAGAAGATCGGCATCGACGCCGAACTGATCGACCTGCGCACGCTGCGCCCGATGGACCTTCCGACCGTGATCGAATCGGTCAAGAAGACCGGCCGCCTGGTGACTGTCGAGGAAGGCTATCCGCAGAACTCCGTCGGCACAGAAATCGCCACGCGCGTCATGCAGCAGGCCTTCGACTATCTCGATGCGCCGGTTCTGACGATCGCCGGCAAGGACGTTCCGATGCCTTACGCCGCCAACCTCGAGAAGCTCGCTCTGCCGAGTGTCGACGAAGTCGTGCAGGCCGTGAAGGCCGTCTGCTACAAGTAACAAGGGAAGGGTATTTCGATGCCTATCAACATCACGATGCCTGCCCTGTCTCCGACCATGGAAGTGGGCAACCTCGCCAAGTGGCTGGTCAAGGAAGGCGATACGGTCAAATCAGGCGATGTCATCGCCGAGATCGAGACCGACAAGGCGACGATGGAAGTCGAAGCGGTTGACGAGGGCGTTGTTGCCAAGCTCGTCGTTCCTGCCGGCACCGAAGGCGTCAAGGTCAACGCGCTGATTGCCGTTCTCGCCGCTGACGGCGAAGACGTCGCCGCTGCCGCAAGCGGCGCCGGCTCGGCGGCTCCGGCTCCGAAGGCTGCGGAAGCGCCGAAGGCGGAAGCGAAGAGCGAAGCCGCTCCGGCGCCTGCTGCCGCGCCTGCCGCAGCAGCGGCTCCAGCCGCAGCACCTGCTGCTGCATCTGCATCTGCATCTGGAAACCGCACCTTCTCCTCGCCGCTCGCACGTCGTCTGGCCAAGGAAGCCGGTATCGATCTCTCGGCCATCGCCGGCTCCGGCCCGCATGGCCGCGTCGTCAAGAGCGACGTCGAGGCTGCCGTATCGGGCGGCGGCGCAAAGGCTGCTCCGGCTGCCGCAGCATCGCAGGCTGCTGCGTCCGCTCCGGCCGCTGCTCCCAAGGGCGCATCGGACGAGACGGTTCTCAAGCTGTTCGAGCCCGGCTCCTACGAGCTCGTGCCGCATGACGGCATGCGCAAGGTCATTGCCAAGCGCCTGGTCGAATCCAAGCAGACCGTGCCGCACTTCTACGTCACCGTCGATTGCGAGCTCGATGCGCTCATGTCGCTGCGCGCCCAGCTCAACGACGCCGCACCCCGCAAGGATGGTGCCCCGGCCTACAAGCTGTCGGTCAACGACATGGTCATCAAGGCCATGGCGCTTGCCCTTCGCGACGTTCCGGATGCGAACGTCTCCTGGACCGAAGCCAACATGGTCAAGCACAAGCACGCCGATGTCGGCGTTGCCGTGTCGATCCCCGGCGGCCTGATCACCCCGATCATCCGCAAGGCCGAGGAGAAGACCCTGTCGGCGATCTCCAACGAGATGCGCGACCTCGGCAAGCGCGCCAAGGACCGCAAGCTGAAGCCCGAGGAATATCAGGGCGGCACCTCGTCGGTCTCCAACATGGGCATGATGGGCGTCAAGCAGTTCGCTGCCGTCATCAACCCGCCGCACGCAACGATCCTCGCGGTCGGCGCGGGCGAGCAGCGCCCCGTGGTCAAGAACGGTCAGCTGGCTGTCGCTACCGTGATGACGGTTACGCTGTCGACCGACCATCGCTGCGTCGATGGTGCTCTTGGTGCGGAGTTGCTGCAGGCGTTCAAGGGCTACATCGAAAACCCGATGGGTATGCTCGTCTGAGACCGAAGCGGAGGCGGAAATGACGAAGACCGTTCTTTGCTATGGTGACTCGCTGACCTGGGGCTATGACGCCGACACGATCGGACGTCATGCCTACAAGGATCGTTGGCCAAGTGCGCTTCAGGCGGCACTTGGCAACGATGTCAGGATCATCGTTGAAGGATTGAACGGCCGGACCACCGCCTTCGACGACCATCTGGCCGATTGCGACCGGAACGGTGCACGCATCCTGCCGACGATCCTGCAGACGCATGCGCCGCTGGATCTGGTCATTCTGTTGCTTGGCACCAATGACATGAAGCCTGTCGTGGCAGGGTCGGCTTTCGCCGCCTGCCAGGGCATTGCGCGGTTGGTGCGTCTCATCCGCAATCACGCTTGGCCCTTCGAATTCGATGGGCCGGACATCCTGATCGTTGCGCCGCCGAAGATCCGCGAAACGGCGAATGTGCCGTTTGCGGCGTCCTTTGTCGGTGGCATCGAGGAGTCGGCGAAGCTTGCAACCCTCTATCGCGATCTCGCGGACGAGCTCGGCTGCGGATTCTTTGACGGCAACTCCGTGGCGAAGACGACACCGGTGGATGGCATCCATCTCGACGCGGACAATACCCGCGCTCTCGGGCGCGGCATGGAATCGACTGTGCGGATGATGCTGGGGCTTTGAGGATGGGATCCTTCGTTTCGCTTCGTTCCGCGACGCGGGAAGATGCGACGGAGCTGGCTTTACTCACGGATATCGCCTCGCATGGTTTCGCCTCCTGGCTATGGCTCTCGGAGCTCGGAAACGGCGGCGGCGATACGCCGATGGAACGGGGACGGCAAAAGCTGCGCGGCGACCAGGGGCAGGGCAACTGGAGCGACGCGGTAATTGCCGAAGCTTATGGCGAGATCGCGGGAGCTGCGATCGGCTATGGTCTCGGCGAAGGCATACGGAATATCGAGGCGGATCGCCCGGCGCTGAGACCGGTCATCGATCTGCAGAAAATGGTGGTGGGAAGCTGGTTTATCGCAACGCTCGGTGTCTACAGCCATCTGCGTGGCATCGGGATCGGTCGACGGCTTCTCATGGATCAGATTGAACGCGCGGAAAATGCGCCGGTCAGCCTGATTACCGCAGGTTACAACGAGGCGGCTCTGTCGCTTTACAAGAAGAATGGATTTTCGGAGGCGGCGCGAGCGGATGCCGTAGCCTTTTTCGAAACCGGCAGGAAACACGAGTGGGTGCTTCTCACCCGCGACGCCCGATAACAAAGGCAGGAAAACATGGCTGAGAATTACGACGTCATCATCATCGGTTCGGGCCCCGGCGGCTATGTCGCCGCCGTGCGCGCCAGCCAGCTTGGCCTCAAGACCGCGATCGTCGAGCGCGAGCACCTGGGCGGGATCTGCCTGAACTGGGGCTGCATCCCGACGAAGGCGCTGCTGCGCTCGGCCGAGGTTCTCGACCACGCAAACCACGCCAAGGATTACGGCCTCGTCCTCGAGGGCAAGATGTCGGCCGACGTCAAGGCTGTCGTCGCCCGCTCGCGCGGCGTCTCGGCGCGGCTGAACGGCGGTGTCGGCTTCCTGATGAAAAAGAACAAGGTCGATGTGATCTGGGGCGAAGCCACGATCACCAAGCCAGGCGAGATCGTCGTCGGCAAGTCCTCCAAGCCCGTCGTAGAGCCGCAGAACCCGGTTCCGAAGAACATCAAGGGCGAGGGCACCTACAATGCCAAGCACATCATCATCGCCACAGGCGCCCGCCCGCGCGCGCTGCCGGGCATCGAGCCCGATGGCAAGCTGATCTGGACCTATTTCGAGGCGATGAAGCCGGCAGCGCTGCCGAAGTCGCTGATCGTCATGGGCTCGGGTGCGATCGGTATCGAATTCGCCAGCTTCTACCGCTCGATGGGCGTCGACGTCACCGTCGTCGAGGTTATGCCGACGATCATGCCGGTCGAGGACGTCGAAGTCACGGCGATCGCCCGCAAGCAGCTCGAAAAGCGCGGCATGAAGATCATCACCAGCGCCAAGATCACCAAGGTCGAGAAGGCCGCCGACAGCATCACCGCGCATGTCGAGACAGCGGATGGCAAGGTCCAGCAGATCGTTGCTGACCGCATGATCTCGGCCGTCGGCGTGCAGGGCAACATCGAAAATCTCGGCCTCGAAGCCGTTGGCGTCAAGACGGATCGCGGTTGCGTCGTCATCGACGGCTACGGCAAGACCAACATCGCCGGCATCTATGCCATCGGCGACGTCGCCGGCCCGCCGATGCTTGCGCACAAGGCCGAGCATGAGGGCGTCGTCTGCGTCGAAAAGATCGCCGGCCTGCCGAACGTCCACCCGACCGACAAGGGCAAGGTTCCCGGCTGCACCTACTGCCACCCGCAGGTCGCCTCCGTCGGTCTCACGGAAGCCAAGGCCAAGGAATTGGGCCGCGACATCCGCGTCGGCCGCTTCTCCTTTGCCGCCAACGGCAAGGCGATCGCGCTCGGTGAGGACCAGGGCCTCTGCAAGGTGATCTTCGACAAGAAGACCGGCGAACTGCTCGGCGCCCACATGGTCGGCGCCGAAGTCACCGAACTGATCCAGGGCTTCGTCGTCGCCATGAACCTGGAGACGACCGAGGAAGAACTGATGCACACCATCTTCCCGCATCCGACTGTTTCCGAAACGATGAAGGAAGCGGTTCTGGATGCCTATGGTCGTGTCCTGAACGCTTGATAATTTTCTTCGCCGCTCTCTATGACGGATTGGATCACATCCGATCCCGGACTGGAAAAAGCGAAAGGAAATCATCATGTCTATGGGTACGCAGGCACTGCTTATCTTCCTCCTGATCGGTCTGGTCGCGGGGTTCCTCGCCAGCCTGATCGTCGGCGGAGGCGGATTGATACGGTGCCTGCTGAGCGGCATCATCGGTGCGTTTGTTGGAGGCTTTCTCTTCAACGCGCTCGGCATATCGCTCGGTATCGATAATGCGCTTGTGGTGCAGATCATTCATGCCACGGTCGGTGCCATCATCGTGGTTCTGATCGCAAGGGCGATAGCGTAAGGGGCGAGGGCAGGATGGACGGCGTAGGCTTGATCGCAACGATCATCATTGGCGGCCTTGCGGGTTGGCTGGCAGGCATTCTGATGAGCATCCGCTTCGGTGTTCTGATGAACATCATCATCGGCATTGTCGGCGCAGTGCTCGCAAGCGCGATCTTCGCTCGTGCGGGCATCTATGTCGCCAGCGGTTGGCTGGGTTACCTTGTGACGGGTTTCGTCGGCTCGTGCATCTTGCTATTTATGGCAAAACTCGTCAGACGCTGACGAAGACGGCCGCGTCCGGCGGTTTGAAGGCAGGTTATTGATGGTAACTATTCTCGACAGGATCAATCCAGACGCTGAAAAGCGCGTGCGTCACCCGGAGAAGGCCCATAAGCCCGATCAGGAAGTCATGCGCAAGCCGGATTGGATCCGCGTCAAGGCGCCGACCTCCAAGGGCTACGCCGAGACCCGCTCGATCGTGAAGGAGCACAAGCTCGTCACCGTCTGCGAGGAGGCCGGCTGCCCCAATATCGGCGAGTGCTGGGACAAGAAGCACGCGACCTTCATGATCATGGGCGAGATCTGTACCCGCGCCTGTGCCTTCTGCAATGTCTCGACCGGCAAGCCGAATGCACTCGATATGGCCGAGCCCGAGAACGTCGCCAAGGCCGTCAAGCAGATGGGCCTCAGCCATGTGGTCATCACGTCGGTTGACCGCGACGACCTGGAAGACGGTGGTGCCGAGCACTTCGAGAAGGTGATCTGGGCGATCCGCGCTGCATCGCCTGCGACGACTATCGAAATCCTGACGCCCGACTTCCTGAAGAAGCCCGGTGCTCTCGAGCGCGTCGTTGCAGCCAAGCCCGATGTCTTCAACCACAACATGGAGACCGTGCCGGGCAACTACCTGACCGTTCGCCCAGGCGCACGCTATTTCCACTCCATCCGCCTGCTGCAGCGCGTGAAGGAACTGGATCCAACCATGTTCACCAAGTCGGGCATCATGGTCGGCCTCGGCGAAGAGCGAAACGAAGTGCTGCAGTTGATGGACGACCTGCGCACTGCCGACGTCGACTTCCTGACGATCGGCCAATACCTGCAGCCGACCCGCAAGCACCACAAGGTCATGAGCTTCGTCACGCCTGACGAATTCAAGTCCTACGAGACGGTTGCCTACACCAAAGGCTTCCTGATGGTGGCTTCGAGCCCGCTGACCCGTTCGTCACATCATGCCGGCGATGATTTCGCCCGCCTCAAGGCCGCGCGCGAGAAAAAGCTGCTGATCGCAGCGGAATAATCAACGAGCGCTTGCAATTTTCGAAAGCCGCGGCGATTTTCCCGCGGCTTTTTTGTTTGCGGAGGCGAAGAGAAATGCCGGCTTACATCGAGGATACGCGGAAAGCCGCGGGCCTGCTCAGGCAGTCCGCGCGCATCATGATCATCGGCTGCTCCGGCGGCGGCAAGAGCACTTTGTCGCGAAAGGTCAGTCGTAGGCTCGATCTTCCTTATTTCTCGATGGACAAGGAGTTCTTCTGGCTTCCGGGTTGGATCAAGCGCTCGAAGGACGAAGAGCGTCGCCTGATCACCGAAGTTGTCGCGGGCGAACGTTGGCTGATGGACGGAACCGGTCCGTCGACCTTCGACCTTCGTCTCCCGCGTGCCGAGCTTGTTGTCTGGGTTCGAATGCCGCGCTGGCTTTGCTTGTGGGGCATCTGCAAACGCGCATTCTTCCATTTTGGCAGGACAAGGCCCGATATGGCGCCCGGCTGCGTGGAGCGCCTACCGGACCGGGAGTTCCTGACTTACATCTGGACATTCGAGAAGCGCCTTACGCCTCTGGTAATCGCCGGACTCGACAGGCATGGGCCTGATGTCCCCGTTTTTCAGCTGAAAAGCCGCCGCGAGGTAAACCATCTTCTTGATCTTCTCGGCGCTCCAACTTAACTGCCGGTCATGCCTCAGTTCGAAACGCATCGCCCCGTCCCGCATTCCGCCGATCAGATGTTCGACCTCGTCGCCGACGTCGAGCACTATCCGCAATTCCTTCCGCTCTGCGAGGCGCTGAGCATCCGCAGCCGCAAGGAACGTGACGGCAAGGTTCTGCTGATCGCCGACATGACCGTCGGCTACAAGGCGATCCGCGAGACCTTCACGACGCAGGTGCTGTTGAACCGGGCTGAACGCGTCATCGAGGTCAAATATATCGACGGGCCATTCCGTTATCTCGACAATCGCTGGCGCTTCGAGGATACGGCTACGGGCAGCAACGTCCACTTCTTCATCGATTACGAGTTCAAGAGCCGTATCCTCGGCGCGGTCATGGGCTCGATGTTCGATCGCGCCTTCCGCATGTTCTCGGAAGCCTTCGAAACGCGGGCGACAAAAATCTACGGCTGAGCCAGTTCCCGGATCATGCTGAGCGCGGTTCTGACTGTCGCGAGACGCACTTCGGCGCGACCGATGTCGCCATAGAGCATCTTCCGATGAAGGAGGCCGCCTGTACGCGACTTGGCGGCGAGGTGGACCAGTCCGACCGGCTTTTGAGCCGATCCGCCGCCAGGTCCCGCGATGCCGGTAACAGCGACCGCAATGGCTGCGCGGGAGCGGAAGAGGGCCCCATGCACCATCTGCCGCGCCGTCTCTTCCGAGACTGCGCCGAACCGGATCAGCGTCTCCTCCTGCACGCCAAGCATCTCCATCTTGGCGGTGTTCGTGTAGGTGACGAAACCCCTGTCCACGACGGCCGACGATCCTGAAATCTCGGTCAGGACGCCGGCTATCAGCCCGCCAGTACAGGACTCCGCCGTCGACACCATCAGGCCCGAGGCTGCGAAGTCGCGAATGATTGCCTCTGCGTGCGCGATGATATCGTCTGGGAAGATACTCATATCAGAGGCTCCGATAGACGACAGTCGCGGTGGCGATCGCCGCGATACCCTCGCGCCGGCCGACGAAGCCGATCGTCTCGTTCGTCGTTGCCTTTACCGAGCAGCGGTCGATGGTGATGCCAAGAAATTCGGACAGCTTGGCGCGCATCTCGTCGCGATGCGGCCCGACCTTCGGCGCCTCGGCGATCAGCGACACGTCGGCATTCATGATCGTTCCGCCGCGTTCGCGTACGATCTTTGCTGCGTGCTCGATGAAGATGCGCGACGGCGCACCTTTCCATTGCGGATCCGACGGCGGAAAATGATCACCGATATCGCCGGCGCCGCAAGTGGCGAGCAGCGCGTCCGTCAAAGCGTGCAGCGCCACGTCCGCGTCGGAGTGGCCTTTCAGCGTTTGGTCGTGCGGAATGAAGACGCCGCAGAGCGTCACGCCGTCGCCAGGCACGAGTTGGTGGACGTCGTAACCGTTGCCGGTGCGCACATCCGGAAGGGCGGTGAGGGAGAGTCGTTCGTCAGCCATTGCAATGTCACGCTTCACTGTGAGTTTCACGTTGTCGACGCTGCCGTCGACGATCTTGACCGGAATACCGGCCCACTCCGCGATTGCGGCGTCATCGGTAAAGTCCGTCTTCCTTGCTGCAGCCGCGTCTTCATGGGCGGCGAGGATCTTATTGTACTTGAAGGATTGCGGTGTCTGCGCCGCATAGAGACGTGTCCGCGGGACTGTATCTACGACAGCGCCGTTCTCGTCCGACCGCTTCAGCGTATCCGCAACGGGAATTGCCGGCAGCACGGCCGGCGTACCTGCGGAAAGCGCCTCGGCAATGCGCTCCAGCAGGGCGAGGTCAAAGAATGGCCGGACGGCATCGTGGATGAGGACGTCGGTTACATCCTTGCCCCTCAACGCACGCAAGCCGGCAAGCACCGACTGCTGCCGCGTCGCCCCACCGTGAACGGTAGAGATATCAGCACCATCCTCTACAAAGCTCAGCGCGTTTGCGAACAGAGTCTCGTCGTCGGGATGAATGACCACAACGATGTGGGTGGTCGATGGCCAGCGCCGGAACATCTCGAGCGTATGAGCGATGACCGGCTTTCCACCGATCGAACGGTATTGCTTGGGGCCCTCGAACGACGCGCCCGCACGTTCGCCGCGGCCGGCGGCAACCACGACAATCCCCGCCGATATCGGTTGCTTTTGATGCATTTGCGGCATAAATCCCCAGAAAATGGAATGCTTTGCATAGGTGCTCTAACGGCTTGGCGCACCGATTTCCAGCATCTGCCCGAAAAATGTCAATTCGAGCGCAGCCCTCTTGGCAAGCCTCTCAAACCTGTCTAAAAATAATGCACGAAAACGGCGTGCCTGAAAGATAATCAATTGTCTGACATAGACCTCGCATCCCCTCTGCGGATCGGAAATGTAGGTATTCGCAATCGCGTCGTCCTGGCACCCATGTCCGGCGTTACAGATATGCCTTTCCGTCAGCTGGCCTGGCGTTACGGCGCTGGCCTTGTTGTCACCGAGATGGTGGCAAGTCGCGAACTCGTCAACAGCACCTCGGAATCGTGGGCGCGGCTTGAGGCCGCCGGCTTTCGGCCGCACATGGTCCAGCTTGCCGGGCGCGAGGCGCATTGGATGGCGGAGGCGGCGAAGATCGCTGCCGACCACGGCGCGGATATCATTGACATCAACATGGGATGCCCGGCGAAAAAGGTCATCGGCGGCTATTCCGGCTCAGCGTTAATGCGCGACCCTGATCATGCGCTTCAGTTGATTGAAGCGACCGTGAAGGCGGTCGACGTGCCAGTCACGTTGAAGATGCGACTGGGTTGGGACGAAAATTCGCTAAATGCGCCTGATATCGCCAAACGTGCCGAAGACGCAGGCGTTCAGTTGATCACGATCCATGGTCGGACGCGTATGCAGTTTTACGAGGGGCGTGCCGATTGGGACGCGATCCGCGCCGTCCGCGATGTCATTTCCGTACCGCTCGTCGCCAATGGCGACGTCGAAACCGTGCAGGACGCCAAGGAAATATTGCGCCGCTCGGGAGCAGACGCAGTGATGATCGGACGCGGCAGTCAGGGGCGTCCCTGGCACGTCGGCGCCATCGCGGGCGCGAAAGCACCGGCGTCGGCCGATATTCCCTCTATTGTCATCGAGCACTACCGGATGATGATCGAGTTCTACGGCGCAGCGGTTGCCGTCAGGCACGCACGCAAGCATCTCGGCTGGTATCTGGACCGCTTTGCGCCTGCGCTGCCTCAGGATGAGAAGGCGGCAATCATGACCGCGCGCGACCAGAAAGAGGTCGTCGAGCGTCTGGAGCACGCCTTTACATCCACGGCACCGAACACAAGAACGCAGGAGGCTGCATGACATCCGATGTGCCGTTCTCTGCCGATCAGGGCGGCAGTTCAGTCGCCATGGCCGTGCTTAACGCCATTCAGAACCCCGTGGTGATGGTCAATGACGCGGGCCTTGTGTCCTTTGCGAACTGGGAAGCGGAGGCCTTCTTTGGAGCCAGCGCCTCTCATCTTGCCCGATACAAGATTTCGACCTTCATTCCTTTCGGAAGCCCGCTTCTGGCATTGATCGACCAGGTCCGCGAACGCAGAGCGCCGATCAGCGAGTATCGCGTCGATCTCAGTTCGCCTCGTTTGGGCCAGGACAAGCTGGTCGACATCTATGTCGCGCCTGTCATCAGCGAGCCCGGCTGCGTCGTGATCGTCTTCCAGGAGCGCTCGATGGCCGACAAGATCGATCGCCAGCTGACGCATCGTGCGGCCGCGCGTTCGGTAACCGGTCTTGCGTCCATGCTTGCGCACGAAATCAAGAATCCGCTGTCAGGCATTCGCGGCGCGGCCCAGCTTCTTGAGCAGTCGGTGATCGATGATGATCGGGCACTGACACGCTTGATCTGCGACGAGACCGACAGAATCGTGTCGCTTGTCGATCGCATGGAGGTCTTCTCGGATGAACGCCCTGTCGATCGCGTGCCCGTCAACATTCACTCGGTGCTCGATCATGTGAAGGCGGTGGCGAAGGCAGGATTTGCCCGTCATTTACGTATCACAGAAAACTACGATCCTTCGCTGCCCTCCGTCTATGCGAATCGCGATCAGCTCGTCCAAGTGTTTCTCAACCTCGTCAAGAACGCCGCAGAAGCGATCGGCGACCGGCCGGACGGTGAGATCGTCCTGACGACGGCTTATCGTCCAGGCATCCGCCTTTCGGTGGCGGGCACGCGTGAGAAGATCTCGTTGCCGTTGGAGTTCTGCGTGCAGGACAACGGCCCGGGTGTTCCGTCCGATCTTCTGCCGCACCTGTTTGATCCATTTATTACGACGAAGACCAACGGCAGCGGTCTGGGCCTCGCACTTGTCGCCAAGATCATTGGTGATCATGGCGGCATTATCGAGTGCGACAGCCAGAGCAATCGCACGACGTTCCGTGTTCTCATGCCTGCTTCCAAGGATGCGT harbors:
- the dusB gene encoding tRNA dihydrouridine synthase DusB encodes the protein MKDNQLSDIDLASPLRIGNVGIRNRVVLAPMSGVTDMPFRQLAWRYGAGLVVTEMVASRELVNSTSESWARLEAAGFRPHMVQLAGREAHWMAEAAKIAADHGADIIDINMGCPAKKVIGGYSGSALMRDPDHALQLIEATVKAVDVPVTLKMRLGWDENSLNAPDIAKRAEDAGVQLITIHGRTRMQFYEGRADWDAIRAVRDVISVPLVANGDVETVQDAKEILRRSGADAVMIGRGSQGRPWHVGAIAGAKAPASADIPSIVIEHYRMMIEFYGAAVAVRHARKHLGWYLDRFAPALPQDEKAAIMTARDQKEVVERLEHAFTSTAPNTRTQEAA
- a CDS encoding two-component system sensor histidine kinase NtrB: MTSDVPFSADQGGSSVAMAVLNAIQNPVVMVNDAGLVSFANWEAEAFFGASASHLARYKISTFIPFGSPLLALIDQVRERRAPISEYRVDLSSPRLGQDKLVDIYVAPVISEPGCVVIVFQERSMADKIDRQLTHRAAARSVTGLASMLAHEIKNPLSGIRGAAQLLEQSVIDDDRALTRLICDETDRIVSLVDRMEVFSDERPVDRVPVNIHSVLDHVKAVAKAGFARHLRITENYDPSLPSVYANRDQLVQVFLNLVKNAAEAIGDRPDGEIVLTTAYRPGIRLSVAGTREKISLPLEFCVQDNGPGVPSDLLPHLFDPFITTKTNGSGLGLALVAKIIGDHGGIIECDSQSNRTTFRVLMPASKDASLEDATIKTPTGPSR